TTCTTTCTACGGGGAATTCGTTAAGGCTGGATCTCGGAACTTTTGCATTCTTCCGTATCCTCCGTGTTCCGTTTCGGCTTTTCTCGTAAATCCGCTGAGCCGGCGTAGTACTCTGATCTGCTATTTTTCTGTAtcctcattcatgtactaaCAAATTCCTGCCTGCAATATCTTTGTTTTATTTTGCACGGCTCTCAGCATCAGCGTCATGGCCTCAATGCAAGAACGCTGTGTCAGGTCGGGCTTGATGATATGTGGGATTAGATTGAACCAGTCGTTCAATTCCCGTCCAATTCCATCGAGACCTTCAGGGAGGAGCTCATTGCTCTGTGAATGGATCCGTCATCTTGACTGTCAGATGCGTACGCGATATAGTTTGCTTGCAGCAAGTACTCATGGCCTTCTGCGTACATTGCGTGGTGGACATGATTGAGGAGTCTGAGCGCAGACAGTTCAGCGAGTCGCGCGAGCAGAGAAGCATTGGGCGGGTCCCCACACAGTGGAATGTTCAGCTTGTCGACGAGGTTCTCCATGGTGATGTTCTGCAATGAGGCCACTATGCTTGTCAGCGCGGCATACAACGAGAATTGAACAATATATTCACCATTCAAGAGCGAAAATCGCCCAGCATAACCTGATGAACGGCTGACATCGTGCCTCATCATTTTCTAGAGACGGTTTGGACCTAAGCCATGATATGGTTATCAAATGCCCCTATATCACTCAAATGAACAGACTTTATCCACAAACGTTGAAAGCTGGTCGATGCCATATGAACGAGTTTCCAGGCATCCAATGGTCGACCGAGATAGTTATAAAAAGCTGCGAGGTAAAGGCATCGTGGAAGGACAATCGGTGATTGA
The sequence above is a segment of the Aspergillus chevalieri M1 DNA, chromosome 6, nearly complete sequence genome. Coding sequences within it:
- a CDS encoding uncharacterized protein (COG:S;~EggNog:ENOG410PHWA), producing MENLVDKLNIPLCGDPPNASLLARLAELSALRLLNHVHHAMYAEGHEYLLQANYIAYASDSQDDGSIHRAMSSSLKVSMELDGN